A single genomic interval of Porphyromonas sp. oral taxon 275 harbors:
- the nusA gene encoding transcription termination factor NusA, producing MAKKKEQANLIDALSEYKEEKNIDKNTTIKVLEDSLRNVLSKMFGSDDTFSVIINLEKKGDFEIWRTRRVVADGEVEDPVRQVALSEAQAVDPDIDLGEDFVDEVDFKSFGRRAVINLRQALSSKMLDLQKENFYHNFAGRVGELVTAEVYQVWKREALLVDDDGNEMLMPKSEQIPGDYFRKGETVRAVIERVENENGNPKVILSRISRRFLERLLEQNVPEIADGLITIKAVARIPGERAKIAVESYDDRIDPVGACVGVNGSRIRGIVRELRGENIDVTTYTTNTLLFIQRALSPARATAITLDEEGKQAEIYMRPDQVPLAIGKNAANLKLASLLTGYRIEVFRDGDAEEDIYLDEFSDEIDTWILGRFKENDYTTAKAVLRASREELLEKTDLEEETLDHVLSVLAAEFSEEELAEEPAEEGEEEEA from the coding sequence ATGGCAAAGAAGAAAGAACAAGCTAATCTCATCGACGCCCTCTCTGAGTACAAGGAGGAGAAGAATATAGACAAGAACACCACCATCAAGGTGCTGGAGGACTCCCTCCGCAATGTCCTGTCCAAGATGTTTGGCTCGGATGACACCTTCTCCGTCATCATCAACCTGGAGAAGAAGGGGGACTTCGAGATCTGGCGTACACGTCGTGTCGTCGCTGACGGCGAGGTCGAGGATCCCGTCCGTCAGGTCGCGCTCAGCGAGGCACAGGCCGTAGACCCCGACATCGACCTAGGGGAGGACTTCGTCGACGAGGTGGACTTCAAGAGCTTCGGCCGTCGTGCGGTGATCAACCTCCGCCAGGCGCTCTCGAGCAAGATGCTGGACCTGCAGAAGGAGAACTTCTACCACAACTTCGCTGGCCGCGTCGGTGAGCTCGTCACGGCCGAGGTCTACCAGGTGTGGAAGCGTGAGGCGCTGCTCGTCGACGACGATGGCAACGAGATGCTCATGCCTAAGAGCGAGCAGATCCCAGGCGACTACTTCCGTAAGGGCGAGACCGTACGCGCCGTCATCGAGCGTGTGGAGAATGAGAACGGCAATCCTAAGGTCATCCTCTCCCGCATCAGCCGTCGCTTCCTCGAGCGCCTGCTGGAGCAGAACGTCCCCGAGATCGCCGATGGCCTGATCACCATCAAGGCCGTAGCGCGCATCCCAGGTGAGCGTGCCAAGATCGCCGTCGAGTCCTATGACGATCGTATCGATCCAGTAGGGGCCTGCGTCGGGGTCAACGGCTCCCGTATCCGCGGTATCGTCCGTGAGCTACGTGGTGAGAACATCGACGTCACCACCTACACGACCAATACGCTGCTCTTCATCCAGCGCGCCCTCAGCCCTGCACGTGCCACCGCCATCACCCTCGATGAGGAGGGCAAGCAGGCCGAGATCTACATGCGCCCCGACCAGGTGCCCCTGGCTATTGGTAAGAACGCAGCCAACCTCAAGCTCGCCTCGCTACTGACGGGCTACCGCATCGAGGTCTTCCGCGACGGGGACGCCGAGGAGGACATCTACCTGGATGAGTTCAGCGACGAGATCGACACGTGGATCCTCGGCCGCTTCAAGGAGAACGACTACACGACGGCCAAGGCCGTGCTCCGTGCTAGCCGTGAGGAGCTGCTCGAGAAGACCGACCTTGAGGAGGAGACGCTGGATCACGTCCTGAGCGTCCTGGCTGCAGAGTTCTCCGAAGAAGAGCTCGCCGAGGAGCCTGCCGAAGAGGGAGAGGAAGAAGAGGCCTAG
- the rimP gene encoding ribosome assembly cofactor RimP, with protein MIAKSLIEQLVTDFCASEHPDYYIVDVAVHPGNRIVVELGADEGISIDVCVVLTKHIEAHLDREVEDFELEVGSAGLTSPFKVLRQYEGAIGEELEVLRKGGVKEKGLLTAATAEAITLMVVRMIRPEGAKRKQAVEESLVIPMEEVLQAKRILKF; from the coding sequence ATGATCGCAAAGAGCCTCATCGAGCAGCTGGTCACGGACTTCTGTGCCAGTGAGCATCCCGACTATTACATCGTAGACGTAGCCGTCCACCCCGGCAATAGGATTGTCGTCGAGCTGGGTGCAGACGAAGGCATCAGCATCGATGTCTGCGTGGTGCTGACCAAGCATATCGAGGCGCACCTAGACCGTGAGGTCGAGGACTTCGAGCTCGAGGTCGGTTCGGCGGGGCTTACCAGCCCGTTCAAGGTGCTTCGTCAGTACGAAGGTGCCATAGGCGAGGAGCTGGAGGTGCTGCGTAAGGGTGGCGTGAAGGAGAAGGGACTGCTGACGGCGGCCACAGCCGAGGCCATCACCCTCATGGTCGTGCGCATGATACGCCCCGAGGGAGCTAAGCGCAAGCAGGCTGTAGAGGAGTCCCTCGTCATCCCTATGGAGGAGGTGCTGCAGGCCAAGCGTATCCTGAAGTTCTAG